One genomic segment of Paenibacillus durus includes these proteins:
- the lpdA gene encoding dihydrolipoyl dehydrogenase, producing the protein MTISCDVAVLGGGTGGYVAAIRAAQLGKSVVVIEQDKLGGTCLHRGCIPSKALLRSAEVYADIAESEEYGIEISGVKLAFGKVQRRKEAVVEQLHQGVQYLMRKNKIQVLKGKGRVIGPSIFSPRSGAVAVELEDGEMETVVPVNLIIATGSRPRVIPGLEPDGQYILSSEEALRMEELPASMLIVGGGVIGVEWASMLADFGVRVTVVEAAEQLLPREDAEVARELQRLLKKRGVTVMTGVTVNAGTCQVTEEGVSVEVTKGGKTEVLTAGKLLISVGREANIYNIGLENTDIRFDKGVIEVNANMQTNEPHIYAIGDCIGGLQLAHAASHEGIMAVNHLAGERLHPYHTHLVPRCVYTRPEVASVGYTEKEAKELGHNVATGKFPFSAIGKALVYGSKDGFVKVVADKTSGDILGVQMIGPHVTDLIGEAALAQLLDATPWEIGEAIHAHPTLSEIVGEAMLAVDGKAIGI; encoded by the coding sequence ATGACCATTTCATGTGATGTCGCGGTGCTTGGGGGAGGAACCGGGGGCTATGTAGCGGCAATCCGGGCTGCACAGCTCGGCAAGTCGGTTGTCGTCATCGAACAGGATAAACTGGGCGGGACGTGCCTGCATCGCGGCTGCATTCCAAGCAAGGCGCTGCTGCGCAGCGCGGAGGTTTACGCGGATATTGCAGAAAGCGAAGAATACGGGATTGAAATTTCCGGCGTTAAGCTGGCGTTCGGCAAAGTGCAGCGCCGCAAGGAAGCGGTTGTGGAGCAGCTGCATCAGGGCGTCCAGTATTTGATGCGTAAAAATAAAATTCAGGTGCTTAAAGGTAAGGGGCGGGTGATCGGCCCTTCGATTTTTTCTCCGCGCAGCGGGGCGGTCGCGGTGGAGCTTGAGGACGGCGAGATGGAGACGGTGGTGCCGGTCAACCTGATCATCGCCACCGGGTCGCGCCCCCGGGTCATTCCGGGGCTTGAGCCGGATGGGCAGTATATTCTAAGCAGCGAAGAAGCGCTTCGGATGGAGGAGCTGCCGGCCTCGATGCTGATCGTCGGCGGCGGGGTTATCGGCGTGGAATGGGCGTCGATGCTGGCCGACTTCGGCGTACGGGTCACAGTCGTTGAGGCAGCGGAGCAGCTGCTTCCCCGGGAAGACGCAGAGGTAGCCAGAGAACTGCAGCGCCTGTTGAAAAAACGCGGAGTAACCGTAATGACGGGCGTAACGGTGAATGCTGGCACATGCCAGGTAACCGAAGAAGGCGTCAGCGTTGAAGTGACGAAGGGCGGCAAAACCGAGGTGCTGACCGCCGGCAAGCTGCTGATATCGGTGGGAAGAGAGGCCAATATCTATAATATTGGCCTGGAGAACACGGATATCCGCTTTGATAAGGGCGTCATCGAAGTGAATGCCAATATGCAGACGAACGAGCCGCATATTTATGCGATTGGAGATTGCATCGGGGGACTGCAGCTGGCTCATGCCGCCAGCCATGAAGGCATTATGGCGGTCAATCATCTGGCCGGAGAGCGGCTGCATCCCTACCATACCCACCTCGTCCCGCGCTGCGTATATACGCGGCCGGAGGTGGCGAGCGTAGGGTACACGGAGAAGGAGGCCAAAGAGCTTGGCCACAATGTCGCAACCGGAAAATTTCCGTTCTCGGCGATTGGCAAAGCGCTTGTGTACGGTTCGAAGGACGGCTTCGTGAAGGTTGTCGCCGATAAGACGAGCGGAGACATTCTCGGTGTGCAAATGATCGGGCCTCATGTGACCGATCTGATTGGCGAGGCCGCATTAGCCCAGCTGCTGGATGCGACGCCTTGGGAAATCGGCGAGGCGATCCATGCGCACCCCACGCTCTCTGAAATTGTCGGCGAAGCGATGCTTGCCGTGGACGGCAAGGCCATCGGTATTTGA
- a CDS encoding DUF2627 domain-containing protein has translation MKLLLSRFIAILILVLPGLLAMKGFLMMKDDLFNYLAMHGDETASPLFAWLHFAGGLVMFAAGMSFLGGWILTRDRKRNYVGPRFKEKHRDGPRRPSKPAS, from the coding sequence ATGAAACTGCTGCTCTCCCGCTTTATTGCCATCCTTATTCTGGTGCTGCCTGGTCTGCTGGCTATGAAGGGCTTCCTCATGATGAAAGACGATCTGTTCAACTATCTTGCGATGCACGGCGACGAGACGGCCTCGCCTTTGTTCGCCTGGCTTCATTTTGCCGGAGGACTTGTCATGTTCGCAGCGGGCATGAGCTTTCTGGGCGGCTGGATTCTGACCCGGGACCGCAAGCGGAATTATGTCGGACCCCGCTTCAAGGAGAAGCATAGAGACGGACCGAGGCGGCCTTCCAAACCTGCTTCCTGA
- a CDS encoding acyltransferase family protein, whose protein sequence is MIRYHQLDSLRGLAALTVVVHHFVFIFTGLLWLDALNYTPLRIFKAGHEAVIFFFVLSGFVLSLPFYSDGKKVNIPHFFIKRLCRIYIPYIVAVGCSILAYLAFYHPGLHSGFSSFFHDVWSTPLSFWLIVDHMILLGSFKDYALDPVLWSLSVELRVSLVFPFIMLFIKRFGWKSNVALGILLSGTALLLNNLAHPANSHPISSNLYFTLHYISFFILGALLAKYRVNLISKVLRLSVPMKYALLLSGLFVYTYAGIGDAVFKRLFSVSGVWLSLTADWGIAVGVCILITSTLSSPRISNLLEKKPVKSLGAISYSLYLYHSVVLFSCVYAFHNLLPMWATLSIAIAASLLASSLSYYYIEKPSIKLGKKWTSGPLRELKEAKEAV, encoded by the coding sequence TTGATAAGATATCATCAGTTGGACTCTTTAAGAGGTCTGGCGGCGCTGACTGTTGTCGTTCATCATTTTGTCTTTATTTTTACAGGATTGCTGTGGCTGGATGCGTTAAATTACACACCACTTCGAATCTTCAAAGCGGGGCATGAAGCGGTTATCTTTTTCTTTGTCTTAAGCGGATTTGTCCTGTCGCTGCCCTTTTATTCCGATGGAAAAAAAGTGAATATCCCGCATTTTTTTATCAAAAGGCTGTGCAGAATCTATATTCCTTACATCGTGGCCGTCGGGTGCTCGATTTTGGCTTATCTGGCTTTTTATCATCCGGGACTTCATTCCGGGTTCAGCTCTTTTTTTCATGATGTATGGAGCACGCCTTTGTCCTTTTGGCTGATTGTGGATCATATGATTCTGCTGGGCAGCTTTAAGGATTACGCATTGGACCCCGTCCTGTGGTCATTGTCCGTCGAACTACGAGTCTCCCTCGTCTTCCCCTTCATCATGCTCTTCATCAAGCGATTCGGCTGGAAGTCAAATGTGGCTCTGGGCATACTCTTATCGGGTACGGCGCTTCTACTCAACAATCTGGCGCATCCGGCAAATTCGCATCCCATCTCCTCCAATCTCTACTTTACTCTCCACTACATTTCGTTCTTTATCCTGGGCGCCCTGCTTGCCAAATACCGGGTAAATCTCATTTCGAAAGTGCTGCGTTTAAGTGTTCCAATGAAATATGCTCTATTGTTGTCCGGTCTGTTCGTGTATACCTACGCCGGGATCGGCGATGCTGTATTCAAACGGTTGTTCTCCGTTAGCGGGGTTTGGCTGTCTCTCACGGCTGATTGGGGAATCGCGGTTGGCGTGTGTATCCTGATTACATCGACCTTGTCTTCACCCAGGATTTCAAATCTGCTCGAGAAAAAACCGGTCAAATCTTTGGGGGCGATCTCTTACAGCCTGTATCTCTACCATTCGGTGGTGCTGTTCTCCTGCGTTTACGCTTTCCACAATCTGCTGCCTATGTGGGCGACGCTCTCCATCGCTATCGCTGCGTCGCTTCTGGCTTCCAGCCTGTCGTACTATTACATCGAGAAGCCTTCAATTAAGCTAGGGAAAAAATGGACAAGCGGCCCTCTCCGCGAGCTGAAGGAAGCGAAAGAAGCCGTTTAA
- a CDS encoding DUF1801 domain-containing protein, with protein sequence MYEPKTKENDSSVIEFIENVEHPQKREDAYKLLDIFTETTGFPAKMWGTSIIGFGTYHYKYATGHEGDAPLAGFSPRKAKISLYLAAYNPEREALLADLGKYTAGKGCVYINKIADIKVEVLEALIKQSVSFLRKTYPGE encoded by the coding sequence ATGTATGAACCCAAGACGAAAGAAAACGACAGCAGTGTTATCGAATTTATTGAAAACGTGGAGCATCCCCAAAAGCGTGAGGACGCGTACAAGCTGCTCGATATTTTTACGGAAACGACCGGATTCCCGGCAAAAATGTGGGGAACGAGCATTATCGGATTCGGAACCTATCACTATAAATATGCCACGGGCCACGAGGGCGATGCGCCGCTCGCCGGTTTTTCGCCACGAAAGGCCAAGATCAGCCTTTATTTAGCGGCCTATAATCCGGAACGGGAAGCTTTGCTTGCGGATTTGGGAAAATATACAGCAGGAAAAGGCTGCGTCTACATTAATAAAATCGCTGATATTAAGGTTGAAGTGTTAGAAGCGCTGATCAAGCAATCGGTGTCTTTTCTGAGGAAGACTTATCCGGGCGAGTGA
- a CDS encoding ABC transporter permease: MSMIFPFLKKYRVAAGFALLMMLVELAVQLSQPLLISKIIDGGIRQRNLSVVWLWGGILAASAALAFTAGILSSFFASHASQGFGFDLRDKLYAKVQSLSYEAFNRFAASTLITRLTGDVTQLQDMVFTCLRFMSRIPLMVVGSVIMGLVVQWRLGLILAVTVPVMIVFLFILMRRSSRMFHTVQSKLDGVNSALQENLTGIRLIRVFVRMGHEIGRFAGYSKDLMRSTVSALRLTESTMPFILLMMNGGILLLLWLGRIQITAGAATQGQTVAVINYSLRTIGGLSALSGVVAGYSRLLASGLHTGQYSLRTAGRFRRRGGKGRQIGQRPFLHHASAGRV; this comes from the coding sequence ATGTCCATGATTTTTCCTTTTTTGAAAAAATACCGGGTCGCCGCCGGCTTCGCCCTGCTTATGATGCTGGTGGAACTGGCGGTGCAGCTGTCACAGCCTTTGCTGATTTCCAAAATTATTGATGGCGGCATCCGGCAGCGGAATCTTTCCGTGGTCTGGCTGTGGGGCGGCATATTGGCGGCAAGCGCGGCTTTGGCTTTTACCGCCGGCATTCTCAGTTCTTTTTTCGCCTCGCATGCCAGCCAGGGATTCGGGTTCGATCTAAGAGACAAGCTGTACGCGAAGGTGCAGTCTTTATCCTATGAAGCGTTTAACCGCTTTGCCGCGTCCACGCTGATTACGCGCCTGACGGGAGACGTGACGCAGCTGCAGGATATGGTCTTTACGTGCCTGCGGTTTATGTCCCGCATTCCGCTTATGGTGGTTGGCAGCGTCATTATGGGTCTGGTCGTGCAATGGAGGCTTGGGCTTATTCTGGCGGTGACCGTGCCGGTTATGATCGTCTTCCTGTTTATCCTGATGAGAAGATCATCGCGGATGTTCCATACGGTCCAGAGCAAGCTGGACGGAGTGAACAGCGCCTTGCAGGAGAACTTGACCGGTATCCGGCTAATCAGGGTATTTGTGCGGATGGGCCATGAGATTGGACGGTTCGCTGGTTACAGCAAGGATCTTATGCGCAGTACGGTATCTGCGCTGCGGCTTACAGAGTCGACGATGCCCTTCATACTGTTGATGATGAATGGCGGCATTCTGCTGCTGCTGTGGCTGGGCAGGATTCAAATCACAGCAGGGGCAGCCACGCAGGGCCAGACCGTCGCGGTGATCAACTACTCGCTGCGGACCATCGGAGGATTGTCGGCTTTATCCGGGGTTGTGGCAGGCTATTCCAGATTGCTGGCTTCCGGACTTCATACGGGACAATATTCGCTACGGACGGCTGGACGCTTCCGACGAAGAGGTGGAAAGGGCCGCCAGATTGGCCAACGCCCATTCCTTCATCATGCGTCTGCCGGGAGGGTATGA
- a CDS encoding thymidine kinase → MAQLFFKYGSMNSGKSIEILKVAHNYEEQGKSVQIFTSAIDNRDEIGYVSSRIGLRRQAIAIDDNMDIFGIVSAAQPKPHCVLIDECQFLNKGSILQLVRIVDELDIPVMAFGLKNDFQNNLFEGSKYMLIYADKIEEMKTICWFCERKATMTLRVENGKPVYSGKQIQIGGNEAYYPVCRKCHKNPPL, encoded by the coding sequence GTGGCACAGTTATTTTTTAAATACGGGTCAATGAACAGCGGAAAATCGATCGAGATTCTTAAAGTTGCTCATAATTATGAAGAACAAGGCAAGTCGGTGCAGATTTTCACCTCGGCCATCGACAACCGGGATGAAATCGGCTATGTCTCCTCGCGGATCGGGCTCCGCAGACAGGCTATCGCCATTGACGATAATATGGATATTTTCGGAATCGTGAGTGCGGCCCAGCCGAAACCCCACTGCGTGCTGATCGATGAATGCCAATTTTTGAATAAAGGAAGTATTCTCCAACTGGTTCGCATCGTTGATGAGTTGGACATTCCGGTGATGGCCTTCGGCCTCAAGAATGATTTTCAGAACAATCTGTTCGAGGGCAGCAAGTATATGCTGATTTATGCCGATAAAATCGAGGAAATGAAGACAATCTGCTGGTTCTGCGAGCGCAAGGCGACGATGACGCTAAGGGTCGAGAACGGGAAGCCTGTCTACAGCGGCAAGCAAATCCAGATCGGCGGGAACGAAGCCTATTATCCGGTATGCCGCAAATGCCATAAGAATCCGCCGCTGTAA
- a CDS encoding NAD(P)/FAD-dependent oxidoreductase: MSKDQLSVEPVDIVIIGGGPAGMFAAFYGGIRQASVKIIESMPQLGGQLAALYPEKYIYDVAGFPKVTAQELVNSLQRQLDHFSPEVCLEEKVVELIKLEERLFEIRTNKAVHFARSVLITAGVGAFEPRRLELPEAAKYEKKNLHYFISDLHQFKGQKVLISGGGDSAVDWALMLEPIAESVTLIHRRDKFRAHEHSVERLMKSTVNVQVPMEIAAIEGEDVIERATLRNVKTKETMNLDVDAVIVNFGFISSLGPISEWGLDIVNGSIVVDSRMETSIPGIFAAGDVTTYPGKIKLIAVGFGEAPTAVNNAKVYIDPNAKLSPGHSSNMKL, encoded by the coding sequence GTGAGTAAAGATCAATTATCTGTTGAACCGGTGGATATCGTCATTATCGGCGGTGGCCCGGCCGGAATGTTTGCCGCCTTTTACGGCGGAATCCGTCAAGCCTCCGTTAAAATAATCGAGAGCATGCCCCAACTGGGGGGACAGCTTGCCGCCCTTTATCCGGAAAAATATATATACGATGTGGCCGGATTTCCGAAGGTAACGGCTCAAGAGCTCGTCAATTCGCTGCAGCGGCAGCTGGATCACTTCTCGCCGGAAGTTTGCCTGGAGGAGAAAGTGGTCGAATTGATCAAGCTGGAGGAGCGGCTGTTCGAGATCCGTACGAACAAGGCGGTACACTTTGCGCGCTCAGTCCTCATTACCGCCGGTGTCGGCGCGTTTGAGCCCCGCCGTCTGGAGCTGCCGGAAGCGGCAAAATACGAGAAGAAAAATCTGCACTATTTTATCAGTGATCTGCATCAGTTCAAAGGGCAAAAGGTGCTGATCAGCGGTGGGGGCGACTCTGCGGTCGACTGGGCGCTCATGCTGGAGCCGATTGCGGAAAGTGTGACGCTCATCCACCGCCGGGACAAATTCCGGGCACATGAGCACAGCGTGGAAAGGCTGATGAAATCAACCGTAAATGTTCAGGTTCCAATGGAAATCGCGGCGATTGAGGGGGAAGACGTGATCGAGAGAGCTACCCTGCGCAACGTAAAAACGAAAGAAACCATGAATCTTGACGTCGACGCCGTCATTGTCAACTTCGGATTCATCTCTTCACTTGGACCGATCAGCGAGTGGGGGCTGGACATTGTGAACGGCTCTATTGTCGTCGACTCCCGGATGGAGACGAGCATTCCGGGCATCTTCGCCGCGGGCGACGTGACGACCTATCCCGGTAAAATCAAGCTGATTGCCGTCGGATTCGGTGAAGCCCCAACCGCTGTCAACAACGCCAAGGTGTATATCGACCCGAACGCCAAGCTGTCACCTGGCCACAGCAGCAATATGAAGCTGTAA
- a CDS encoding aromatic ring-hydroxylating dioxygenase subunit alpha produces MIKDQVLANDWISVAYSQDIGTEPVPITVLEERIVLFRTREGVHAFKDLCIHRGASLSLGKVVDDCIVCPYHGWKYDAEGKCVRIPQQPAEQTIPPKAKAIAYPCAEKYGVIWVKLDGDDSETPVPFYEEYEDPSFRTVHAEPYILHAAAPRVVENFLDASHLAFVHDGLLGDSAFPEIPDYGVNWKENRYVSDEIPVYADADGSGNYATIYYTFEILRPMTARLKKVNYTNNQILSMLFTVLPHAERETTVFALVTRNYALDQPDEYFRDFQKKVIEQDAGIVESQKPEELPLDLQAELHLKADRVSIAYRRWLGELGVTYGSDVTGVKK; encoded by the coding sequence ATGATTAAAGATCAAGTATTGGCAAATGATTGGATATCGGTAGCTTATTCCCAGGATATTGGAACTGAACCGGTGCCTATTACTGTTTTGGAAGAGAGGATCGTTCTTTTTAGAACCCGGGAAGGGGTACACGCTTTTAAGGATTTATGTATTCACCGGGGGGCGTCGCTGTCATTGGGTAAAGTGGTGGATGATTGTATCGTATGTCCCTATCACGGCTGGAAATATGATGCGGAGGGAAAATGCGTTAGAATCCCCCAACAGCCCGCAGAGCAGACGATTCCGCCAAAGGCAAAAGCGATTGCTTATCCATGTGCGGAGAAATACGGCGTGATCTGGGTAAAGCTTGACGGGGACGATTCGGAGACTCCGGTTCCTTTTTATGAGGAATATGAGGACCCTTCCTTTAGAACGGTTCATGCCGAACCGTATATCCTGCACGCGGCCGCGCCGAGAGTCGTTGAAAATTTTCTGGATGCGAGCCATTTGGCATTTGTCCACGACGGACTATTGGGTGACTCCGCCTTTCCGGAAATCCCTGATTACGGTGTGAACTGGAAGGAGAACCGGTACGTTTCCGACGAGATTCCCGTTTATGCCGATGCGGACGGTTCGGGTAATTATGCGACGATCTATTATACCTTTGAAATTCTGCGCCCGATGACCGCAAGGCTGAAAAAAGTAAACTATACCAACAATCAGATTCTTTCGATGTTATTTACGGTACTTCCGCATGCAGAGAGGGAAACGACGGTGTTCGCACTGGTCACCAGAAATTATGCGCTGGATCAACCGGATGAATATTTCCGGGATTTTCAGAAGAAGGTTATTGAACAAGACGCAGGGATTGTGGAAAGTCAGAAACCGGAGGAGCTTCCTCTTGATTTACAAGCGGAACTTCATCTGAAAGCGGACAGGGTCAGCATTGCTTACCGGCGTTGGCTGGGAGAGCTTGGTGTGACCTACGGAAGCGATGTTACGGGTGTCAAGAAGTGA
- a CDS encoding sugar ABC transporter permease: MSRKLRGSVWLSISYVLLAVIGVFSVYPALWVVMSSFRTGNSLFSETLFPTAFTLEHYANLFNKYDFALWYTNTLKIALTTTVIGTVLTLLPGYAFSIFRFTGRKTMMSTLMVLGLFPGFMSMIAIFILLNLLNLLNTHLAVILVYTAGAPLFFLFAKSYFDTIPKSLVEAARIDGAGHLSIFFRIVMPLSTPLIVYTALSIFAGSFTDFLFAKLVLRTPETKTLAVGLFDMISARQATDFTSFAAGCVLIAVPITFLFILLQRLLTEGLTAGAEKG, from the coding sequence ATGAGCCGCAAACTAAGAGGATCAGTCTGGCTGTCAATCAGTTATGTGCTGCTTGCTGTTATCGGTGTCTTCTCCGTATATCCCGCTCTTTGGGTGGTTATGTCTTCCTTCCGGACAGGCAACTCGTTATTCAGCGAAACGCTATTTCCGACAGCCTTTACGTTAGAGCACTATGCGAATCTGTTTAACAAATATGACTTTGCCCTGTGGTATACCAATACCTTGAAGATTGCCCTGACTACTACTGTTATCGGCACTGTTCTGACGCTGCTTCCCGGCTATGCGTTCTCAATCTTCCGGTTTACCGGACGGAAAACGATGATGAGCACATTGATGGTGCTGGGCTTGTTCCCCGGATTTATGAGTATGATCGCCATATTCATTCTGCTGAATCTGCTGAACCTGTTGAACACGCATTTAGCGGTCATTCTCGTCTATACGGCGGGAGCGCCTCTGTTCTTTCTCTTTGCCAAGAGCTACTTCGACACGATTCCCAAAAGCCTGGTGGAAGCGGCGCGTATTGACGGGGCAGGCCACTTAAGCATCTTCTTCCGGATTGTCATGCCGCTGTCCACGCCGCTGATTGTGTATACGGCGCTGAGTATTTTTGCCGGCTCGTTCACCGATTTCCTCTTTGCCAAGCTCGTGCTGCGAACGCCGGAGACGAAGACGCTGGCTGTTGGGCTATTCGATATGATCAGTGCACGGCAGGCTACGGACTTTACCAGTTTTGCGGCCGGATGTGTGCTCATTGCGGTTCCGATTACGTTCTTGTTCATCCTGCTGCAGCGTCTGCTGACGGAAGGGTTAACGGCTGGCGCCGAGAAGGGATAA
- a CDS encoding carbohydrate ABC transporter permease, with the protein MQELIAKQSKSGATKSYSTIATILSVLAMGLGQLYNRQFMKGIILLAVHAITLYTVIFKLPHAVWGLTTLGETQTQLKKVGRLYQQVMGDHSVFLMIEGLVTIFAVILLLWIYVLNIKDSYRTGKLREQGGVPNTFRQTVSFVLSYRFPYLILALPLAGVFFFTIMPIVFMILIAFTDYTSKNMPPAHLLNWTGFDAFRDVFQLKGWSTTFYKVTLWTFLWAILATLTGYFGGFGAALLVQQKRIRFKSFWRTLFILPYAIPMFVSMLILQNMFNGQFGPVNQYLELMGFDRIPWLSDPTWAKVTLVIANFWVAFPVSMLMIIGIMSTIPKDMYEAADIDGASSFQKTRLITFPSVMYSMAPLIIMSFVGNMNNFNVIFLLTNGNPINSDLQFAGDTDILITWLYKLSMGYGQYNYASVIGIIIFIILSVFAIWNVRRTKTFKEDTSS; encoded by the coding sequence ATGCAGGAGCTCATAGCGAAGCAGAGCAAATCCGGAGCAACCAAATCCTACAGCACAATCGCCACGATCTTATCGGTGCTGGCCATGGGCTTGGGACAATTGTATAATCGCCAGTTTATGAAGGGTATTATTTTGCTGGCGGTTCATGCGATTACGTTGTATACCGTTATTTTTAAGCTGCCTCATGCGGTATGGGGACTTACAACCCTTGGTGAAACACAGACTCAGCTCAAAAAAGTGGGCAGGCTTTATCAGCAAGTCATGGGGGACCATTCCGTGTTCCTGATGATTGAAGGTCTAGTGACGATATTCGCCGTAATCCTTCTGCTATGGATTTACGTGCTGAATATCAAGGACTCCTACCGGACCGGCAAATTGCGGGAACAAGGAGGGGTTCCCAATACCTTCAGACAGACGGTCAGCTTTGTGCTGTCCTACCGTTTCCCTTATCTGATCCTTGCGCTTCCGCTGGCTGGCGTCTTCTTCTTTACGATTATGCCGATCGTATTCATGATTTTGATTGCCTTTACCGACTACACCTCCAAGAATATGCCTCCGGCGCATCTGCTGAATTGGACGGGCTTTGATGCCTTCAGGGACGTCTTCCAGCTGAAAGGATGGAGCACCACCTTTTACAAAGTTACGCTCTGGACCTTCCTATGGGCGATTCTGGCGACGCTCACCGGTTATTTCGGCGGATTTGGAGCCGCGCTGCTCGTACAGCAAAAACGGATTCGGTTTAAATCGTTCTGGCGCACGCTGTTCATTCTTCCATACGCCATTCCGATGTTTGTCTCGATGCTGATTCTGCAAAATATGTTTAACGGCCAGTTCGGACCGGTTAACCAATACCTTGAGCTTATGGGCTTCGACCGAATTCCGTGGCTGTCCGACCCGACCTGGGCCAAGGTCACGCTCGTTATTGCGAATTTCTGGGTAGCTTTTCCGGTATCCATGCTTATGATTATCGGAATTATGTCAACGATCCCTAAAGATATGTATGAAGCGGCCGATATTGACGGCGCGAGTTCTTTTCAGAAGACCCGGCTCATTACCTTTCCCAGCGTTATGTATTCGATGGCGCCGCTGATTATCATGTCTTTCGTGGGCAATATGAATAATTTCAATGTGATTTTCCTGCTGACGAATGGCAATCCGATCAATAGCGACCTCCAGTTTGCCGGGGATACCGATATTCTGATCACTTGGCTCTATAAGCTTTCCATGGGCTATGGACAGTACAACTACGCATCCGTCATTGGCATTATTATCTTTATTATTCTGTCCGTGTTCGCGATTTGGAATGTTCGCCGGACCAAGACATTTAAGGAGGACACCTCATCATGA
- a CDS encoding sugar ABC transporter substrate-binding protein, with amino-acid sequence MKKKLGAVLLSTLMMFTLAACGGNASTNSANPTSNTGGTPANTAEPAANEELKPEPGAELRFWTFTTDLKPFTDYALKEFEQKYNIKVTVEDVGYWDSIGRLSTDGPAGVGADVFGLQTPDVANAAQSGLILPNDYFEEETKSINKPDTIAAATHDGILYGYPWNVYTFSLYYNKDLVKDAKLETWDDIIAFSKKFNDVKNNKYGFLYEPKTSAFDVAFMTGYGGYIFGNNETDVNDIGINNEGSVKGLKFIQSLREIMPLALADATNNLKEGLWGQGKLAINMDGSWAIGEHSKQPFPVGVLPMPKLPGGENAMPLAGSTGYYVSSYTKYPNAAKIFANFITTKEMQIKNNELTGALPAANITGTEQGIRNDELTQGFLKQIASSHRFPGLFETQYVWPALDAAVAEVWNGGDPKAALDKAADKLKSNIANQK; translated from the coding sequence ATGAAAAAGAAGCTGGGCGCTGTATTGCTTTCTACATTAATGATGTTCACGCTGGCTGCTTGCGGCGGAAATGCGAGCACGAATTCAGCTAATCCAACCAGTAATACGGGAGGCACGCCTGCAAATACCGCTGAGCCTGCCGCGAACGAAGAGCTGAAGCCCGAACCAGGGGCGGAATTAAGATTTTGGACGTTTACCACTGACCTGAAGCCATTCACAGACTACGCACTGAAGGAATTCGAACAGAAGTATAACATCAAGGTCACGGTTGAAGATGTAGGCTACTGGGATAGCATTGGCCGGTTGTCAACCGACGGGCCGGCCGGCGTAGGCGCCGACGTGTTCGGTCTTCAGACCCCCGATGTAGCGAATGCGGCCCAATCCGGCCTCATACTGCCGAACGACTATTTTGAAGAAGAGACGAAAAGCATCAATAAGCCGGACACGATCGCTGCGGCTACCCATGACGGCATTCTGTACGGTTATCCCTGGAATGTGTACACGTTCAGCCTTTACTACAATAAAGATCTCGTTAAAGATGCGAAGCTTGAGACATGGGATGATATCATCGCCTTCTCTAAGAAATTCAATGATGTAAAGAACAACAAGTATGGCTTCTTGTATGAACCGAAAACCTCTGCATTTGACGTTGCCTTCATGACCGGTTATGGCGGATACATCTTCGGCAACAACGAAACCGATGTCAATGATATCGGAATTAATAACGAAGGCTCCGTCAAAGGGCTGAAGTTCATTCAATCGCTTCGCGAGATTATGCCGCTTGCATTGGCTGATGCTACGAACAACCTGAAGGAAGGCTTGTGGGGACAAGGCAAGCTCGCGATTAATATGGACGGGAGCTGGGCAATTGGCGAGCATAGCAAGCAGCCGTTTCCTGTAGGTGTGCTTCCAATGCCGAAGCTGCCGGGCGGAGAGAATGCGATGCCGCTTGCGGGAAGCACCGGATACTATGTAAGCTCCTATACCAAATATCCGAACGCGGCGAAAATTTTCGCGAACTTCATTACAACGAAGGAAATGCAAATTAAAAACAATGAGCTGACCGGCGCTCTTCCTGCCGCGAATATCACCGGAACCGAACAGGGCATACGTAATGATGAGCTGACTCAGGGCTTCCTTAAACAGATTGCAAGCAGCCACAGATTCCCGGGCCTGTTTGAAACCCAGTATGTATGGCCGGCGCTGGATGCCGCTGTAGCTGAAGTGTGGAATGGCGGGGACCCCAAGGCTGCTCTGGACAAGGCTGCGGACAAATTAAAGAGCAATATCGCTAACCAGAAATAA